One stretch of Sander lucioperca isolate FBNREF2018 chromosome 13, SLUC_FBN_1.2, whole genome shotgun sequence DNA includes these proteins:
- the LOC116037130 gene encoding regulatory factor X-associated protein — MNEDDNLASANKDKDSTLLLTKDGQRYYVSKSGVVDSRNVITPHEPENNVSSYDMDDQDEESDVLDTSDPRDSAASPEELNDEETSEGDNAPKQCTYDGCTETTTQVAKQRKPWMCKKHRNKMYKDKYKKKKSDQAMSSGKLDENSEERPVSVNKQRLGAMGDRPARPSLIEQVLNQKRLSLLRSPEVISFLQQQQQLLATQSRSQSQQQFQGC; from the exons ATGAATGAAGATGACAATTTAGCATCagcaaacaaagacaaagactCAACTCTCCTGCTCACTAAAGACGGACAAAGGTACTACGTGAGTAAAAGCGGAGTAGTTGACAGCAGAAATGTTATAACGCCGCACGAACCGGAGAACAACGTCTCCTCCTACGACATGGATGATCAGGACGAGGAGAGCGACGTTCTGGACACTTCGGATCCCAGAGACAGCGCCGCGAGCCCGGAGGAACTCAACGACGAGGAGACCTCGGAGGGCGACAACGCTCCCAAACAGTGCACCTATGACGGATGCACGGAGACCACAACGCAGGTGGCCAAGCAGAGGAAACCGTGGATGTGCAAAAAACACCGCAACAAGATGTACAAAGACAAgtacaagaagaagaagagtgatCAGGCCATGTCCAGTGGAAAACTTGAT GAAAACTCAGAGGAGCGGCCTGTGTCTGTAAACAAACAGCGTCTGGGTGCCATGGGGGACCGACCAGCCAGACCCTCCCTGATAGAGCAGGTCCTCAACCAGAAAAGACTG TCATTGCTCAGAAGTCCAGAGGTGATCAGCTtcctacagcagcagcagcaactccTGGCCACACAGAGccgcagccaatcacagcagcaGTTCCAGGGCTGTTGA